In Topomyia yanbarensis strain Yona2022 chromosome 2, ASM3024719v1, whole genome shotgun sequence, one DNA window encodes the following:
- the LOC131682966 gene encoding uncharacterized protein LOC131682966, giving the protein MISGSGKLWRQVAFAVALLGGGILTVVGGFPRGETNGCLRHSPSLNKCIERSVQYYITYMSNGKISDRYYVMSIDPLAFPNTTLVRNRNIQTYFLSREMRGFKNSFVTDVKADLNKLEFLLQIHMPALDVHGSYRAELAHERQIAEWAKMFSSIRNSTLRIHLKGTTYESDDRIYVRVNITDFDLTIGDHTVGFGWFTMSGNYSEHSQNFDLERGRNILSIVENEFTESFRQKFQLLLNEILRLAPFERFFPSQ; this is encoded by the exons ATGATTTCGGGTTCCGGGAAGCTGTGGCGGCAGGTGGCGTTTGCGGTGGCACTGCTGGGAGGAGGGATTCTAACGGTCGTCGGTGGATTTCCTC GAGGCGAAACGAATGGGTGCCTGCGGCATTCCCCATCCCTTAACAAGTGCATCGAGCGATCCGTTCAGTACTACATCACGTACATGTCGAACGGTAAGATTTCCGACCGATACTACGTGATGTCCATCGATCCGCTAGCATTCCCAAACACCACTTTGGTCCGAAACAGAAATATTCAAACGTACTTCCTAAGCAGGGAGATGAGAGGATTCAAGAATTCATTCGTCACCGATGTCAA GGCAGATCTCAACAAACTGGAATTCCTGCTGCAAATTCACATGCCAGCTTTGGACGTGCATGGATCATACAGGGCGGAACTGGCACACGAACGACAGATCGCTGAATGGGCTAAAATGTTTTCCTCGATTC GCAACTCCACCCTTCGGATACACCTTAAGGGAACGACGTACGAAAGTGACGACCGGATATACGTCCGGGTGAACATTACCGACTTTGATCTGACGATCGGCGATCATACGGTGGGATTCGGTTGGTTCACCATGAGCGGCAATTACTCCGAGCATAGCCAGAATTTTGATTTGGAACGTGGCCGTAACATTCTGTCGATTGTGGAGAATGAGTTCACCGAAAGTTTCCGGCAAAAGTTCCAGCTGTTGTTGAATGAGATTTTGCGATTAGCGCCTTTCGAGCGGTTCTTTCCCAGTCAGTAG